One part of the Vicia villosa cultivar HV-30 ecotype Madison, WI linkage group LG6, Vvil1.0, whole genome shotgun sequence genome encodes these proteins:
- the LOC131612951 gene encoding large ribosomal subunit protein P1-like — protein MSLGETACSYALLILEDDKIAVTADNITTLLKSAKVEVESYWPSLFVKLAEKKNIKDLIASAAGAGAPGAVAATPLAASGGGAAAAPVVEEKKEEPKEESDDDMGFSLFD, from the exons ATGTCGCTTGGAGAAACTGCTTGCTCTTACGCCCTTCTCATCCTTGAAGATGATAAAATTGCCGTCACT GCTGACAATATCACCACTTTGTTGAAAAGTGCAAAGGTTGAAGTTGAATCATATTGGCCCAGCCTTTTTGTTAAACTTGCTGAGAAGAAGAATATTAAGGATTTGATTGCCAGTGCTGCCGGTGCTGGAGCTCCAGGAGCTGTTGCCGCTACTCCACTTGCTGCTTCAGGTGGTGGTGCTGCTGCTGCTCCAGTTGTTGAGGAGAAGAAG gagGAACcaaaagaagagagtgatgatgaCATGGGATTTAGCTTGTTTGATTAG